The genomic segment AGACAGCGTGCGTTTGCGCTTGTCCAGGCGCGCCAGCATCAGGTCGCGTTTGAAAAGCCCTATGTCGAGCCCCAAAGCGGCACGCATTCGTTCGGTGATGCGTCCCAGCGCCGCGGTGTCGGCGACGCTGAGCGCAGCGGAATCGACGGATCCGGGGTCGGTCATGCGGTCGCGGCGGCACCGCTGATCAAGGCCGCGATCAAGGCCTGGACCTGCGTCATGCCGCGCGCGATAGAGGCTTCGATTTCGGCGTGAATGCTGCCGCCGCCCTTGAGCCCCGCGCCCCAATTGACCGACACGGCAAGACAGGCATACGCGAGACCCTTCTCACGCGCCAGTGCCGCTTCAGGCATTCCGGTCATGCCGACCATGTCACAACCATCGCGCTGCAAGCGGCGAATCTCGGCAGCGGTCTCGAGGCGTGGCCCGTTGGTCACCCCCAGCACGCCCTCGCCGCAAAGCGTCACGCCAGACGCTGCCGCTGCCAAACGCAGGTCGGCGCGCAGGTCGGCGTCGTAAGCGGGTGTCATCTCGACATGGTCGAGCGGCGCGCCGGGGCGACCGTCCGAATAGCTATGCTCACGCCCGGTGGTGTAGTCAATCAGGTCCTCTGGCAAGGCCAGCCCACCGGGGGCAAGCCACTCGGCAATCCCGCCCACAGCGGCAATGGCAACCACGCGGGTGATGCCCAGCGCGGCCAGCGCCGCGATGTTGGCGCGATAGTTGATGGCATGCGGCGGTATCTTGTGGCCGTCGCCGTGGCGTGCCAGGAAAACCACCGACTGACCGCCGAGTCGTCCCTCGATCAGCGGCCCCGACGGCGGACCCCAGGGCGTTTCGAGGCGATGCGGTTGCACGACGTCCAGGCCCGGCCAGCGGTTGATGCCGGTGCCGCCGATGAGGGCGAGGGTGGCTGTCATGCGTCACCGCTCGCCGCGCCAACCGCATAAATGCCCGGCAGCTGGCGGAAATATTCCTTGTAGTCCATGCCGCAGCCGAACACGTAGCGATCAGGCAACGGCAAACCGACAAACTGGGCGGCCACGCCAGGGGCCTTGCGGCTGTGCCGCTTCTCGCTCAGCACCGCCGTCTTGAGGCTCGCAGGCGACTGCGCCAAAACCGCACGCTGGATCGCGAGCAGGGTGTGTCCTTCGTCAAGAATGTCATCAATGATCAACACGTGGCGATCCGTGAGTACGGTGCTGGGCTCCACTTTCCAGACCAACTGGCTGCCCGTCGTCTCACCGCGATAGCGGGTGGCGTGCAAATAATCCAGCTCGAACGGAAAGTTCAGGCGCTTGATGATTTCGACCGTCGGAATCAACCCGCCAATCATCACGCACAGCACCACCGGATTGAGCGTGGCGTATTCGACCCGTATGGCCCGCGAGATTCGGTCGTAGGCCGCATTGACGGCGCTGGCATCGAACAGACAATCGGCGTCAAGCAGCACCGCTTGGGCCTCGGCGAAGCGGCTGGGCGTGCTCATGCGGGCTCCCGGCGGTAGAGATTGTGCAGGCGAACACTGGCCGTCGGTCGGGGCCGCACATCGCGCAGTGCGTCGAGCAGGGCAATGCTGGCCGGACGGTCATTACAGACCAGCAACATGTCGGAGCCGGCATCCAGCGCCATGCGGGCGCGGTCTTCCATGCTGCCGACCGCTGCCGCGCCCCCCATCGACAGGTCGTCGGTAAACACCACGCCCTGAAAGCCGAGTTGTTTGCGCAGCACGGTTTTGACCCAGTGCGCCGACAGCGACGCGGGGGTGTCGTCCACTGCGGTGTAGCGCACGTGAGCGGTCATGATGGATTCAAGGCCGTCGCGAATCAGCGCCTCAAACGGCTGCAGCTCGCCGCGCTCGATGTCGGCCAGCGGTCGGCGGTCGACCGGCAGCTCATGGTGCGAGTCGGCGGTCACCGCGCCGTGGCCGGGATAATGCTTGCCGGTGGCGCTGAGCCCGGCACGGTTCAAGCCGCGACGAAACGCGCGGGCCAACTGGATGACGGTCTGCACGTCACTGCCAAAAGCCCGGTCACCGATCACGCCGGACACGCCGTGGTCAATATCGAGCACCGGCGCAAACGGCAGGTCGATGCCAAAGGCGGCCAGCTCGGTGCCAATGGTGTTACCCACCTGTTCGGCCTCGGCCTCGGCGTTGGCGACCGATTCACGCAGTCGTTCGCCGATGCTGCGCATGGCCGGCAGGCGCGAAAAGCCGACGCGAAAGCGTTGAATACGTCCACCCTCGTGATCGACCGCCAAAAGTAGACGAGGCGTTTTGATTGCCAGCAGGTCGTCACAGAGGGCCTTGAGCTGCACCGCGTCGCGATAATTGCGGGTGAAGAGAATCACCCCGCCCACCAGCGGATGCGACAGCACTTCACGATCCTCGGCGGTGACTTCGAGCCCGCCGACGTCGAGCATCAGCGGACCGATCAGCGACGGCTTATTCATGCAATGTCACCACGGTACCCGGCGCGACCTGATCGAAGAGTTGGATGATGTCAGCGTTGTTCATGCGGATGCAGCCTTTGGAGCCGGGCGTGCCCAGCGGTGTGACCGGCGGCGTGCCGTGCAGGTAGATGTAACGACGAAAGGTGTCGACCGACCCCAGCCGATTGAAGCCCGGCTCACAGCCCGAGAGCCAGAGGATGCGGGTCAGAATCCAGTCACGCCCCGGCTGGGCGGCGTGGGCTTCGGGGTTCCAGACCTCGCCGGTCCAGCGACGTCCGCGAAACACCGCACCGACCGGCGCGCCCTGCCCGATCTTGGCGCGGACCCGGTGGCGACCACGCGGCGTGCAGCCGGAGCCATTGACCTCGCCAACCCCGTTGGCGCCAGTCGAGATCGCGACATCCATCAGTTCGCGGCTGCCGTCCCTGAGGACCAGCCGCTGCGCCGACAGGTCGATGTCAATCTCCACGTTGTTCGGCCTCACTCCAGTCGCGGAAAGGACGCTGTGACAGCGCGTGGTTGTAGTAACGGGCCTTTTCGGTGACCTCGGCGCCCAGCCAGTCGGGCCGGACGATGGCCTGATCTTCGCTGCGCAGCTCGACCTCCGCAACAATCAGCCCCTCGCTGTGGCCGTGGAACTCGTCGATTTCCCAGAGCAGCCCGTCGCGCTCGACGAAGTGACGGGTTTTTTCCACCGTGCCAACGGTGAGAGTGGCCAGCAGCGTTTTGCCTTCATCCAGCGGAATGCCGTAGTCAAACTCGGCACGGCTGGCGCCGATCACCGCCGCCTTGATGTTGAGTCGCGCCTCATCACCGGCCACCCGCACGCGAATCGACGACTTGCCGCCGACGCCCACCAGATAGCCCTGCGCCATGGGTTGGCGGCGCGATACCTCGCCACGCCATGCGGCGCTGGCGAGCAGAAATTTACGTTCGATTTCGAGGGGCATGGGGGAAGGGCTGAAGACTTAAGGATGAGGGGTGGTGTGCGGAAGCCTGCGCATTACGCCTCGCGAACAAATAGCGCCATGCTCTCGATGTGTGCGGTGTGCGGAAACATGTCCATCACCCCGGCCCGCGCCAACCGATAGCCGTGCTGATGCACCAGCGCGCCGGCATCGCGCGCCAAGGTGCCGGGCTGGCACGATACATAGACCACGCGAGACGGCTTTTTGGCAGCGATCAGCGGCATCATCACCTCGGCCCCGCTGCGGGGTGGGTCGAGCAGCACGGCGTCGAAGTGACCCGCCAGCCAATCCGCCTCGGCCCCCGCCTTGAACAGGTCAGCTTTTTCAAAGCGGATGGACAGATTGTTGCGCCGGGCGTTGTCGCGAGCGCGCTGCACCAGACCGGCGTCGCCCTCGACCGCCGTGAGGTCGACGCCGCGCGCGGCCAGCGGCAGCGAGAAATTGCCGAGTCCACAGAACAGTTCCAGCATCCGCTCACCGGGCTGCGGCGCCAGCCAGTCGATGGCCTGGTTGACAACACGCTGGCTGATGAAAGCATTGACCTGGATAAAGTCGGCAATCTCGAACTGCAGGCGCCGCTCGCTGCCGTCCGGGGAATAGTCGAGCACCCGCGTCGGCGGGTTCAGCGGCGTGATGGTGCTCAGCCCGCCGGGCTGCAGGCGCAGCTCGAAACCGGTGTCTTCGGCGAGCTGCCGCAGCACGGCAAGGTCGTCTTCAGTGGGTTTTTCGAGCACGCGAATCGACAGGCAGACATGTTCTGCGGCGGCCATCTCGATCTGCGGAATCTTGTCGGCAATGCCGGTGCGCGCCAGGGCATCGGCCAGGACCTCGAGCTGCTCGCCGACGCGCGCATCGAGCACCGGGCAGCGCTGCAGCTCGGCAAGCAGATGGGTGCGCCGCTCGCGAAACCCGACCAACACCTTCTGCTTGTTGATGACCCACTTCGCACCCATGCGGGCGCGACGGCGATAGCCCCAGACCGGGCCGGTCACCGGCGCGGCGATGTCTGTCGGCGTGACTTTGCCGATGCGTGCCAGCGCTTCAATCAATTGCTTCTGCTTGAAACGGACCTGCGCCTCAGGCGACAGATGCTGCAGGGCGCAGCCGCCACAGACCCCAAAATGCGTGCAGCCGGGCGTGACGCGGTCGGGACTCGGCGTCTCAACGCGCAGCGTTTGCCCCTCGTCAAATGACTTGCCGGCGGCCAGGTACTTGAAGGTGACGGTTTCCGCCGGCAAGGCATCCGCAATGAACACCACCTTGCCGTCGATGCGGGCAATGCCGCGACCGTCTTCAGACAGGTCGATGACTTCGGCCCGGTGCTCGCCTTCAGGGACACGACGCGCCCGTCGCCTCATGCCGGGTAGACGCCGGTCGAGATGTAGCGATCGCCCCGGTCACAGGCGATGGAGACGATGGTGGCACCCTCCAGACGTTTGCACAGCTGCAGTGCCACCCACATGGCCCCGCCCGATGACGGCCCGCAAAAGAGTCCTTCGATACGGGCCATGTCACGCATGGTGGCTTCGGCAGCGGCCGCTGACACTTCGATCACCTCATCGACGCGCGGCCGCTCGAAGATCTTCGGCAGATACGCCTCGGGCCATTTGCGGATGCCGGGAATCGACGACTCACCATCGGGCTGAACGCCGACAATCTGCGGGGCTGGATGCTGTTCCTTGAAGAAGCGCGAGCAGCCCATGATGGTGCCGGTGGTCCCCATGCTGGAGACGAAATGCGTTATCGACCCGCCGGTGTCGCGCCAGATCTCGGGGCCGGTGCCCTCGTAATGGGCGCGCCAGTTGTCCGGGTTGGCGAACTGATCGAGCACGATGCCCTTGCCTTCACGCGCCATCTGCTGGGCGAGATCGCGTGCGCCCTCCATGCCCTGTTCCTGGGTCACCGGGATGATCTCGGCGCCGTAGGCCTTCATGCTGGCGCGACGCTCGGCGCTCATGTGGGCGGGCATGATCAGCACCATGCGGTAACCCAGCACCGCAGCCGCCATGGCCAGCGCGATGCCCGTGTTGCCCGACGTGGCCTCGATCAGGGTGTCTCCCGGCTTGATTTGGCCCCGCTCCTGCGCGCGATAAATCATCGAATAAGCCGGACGGTCTTTCACCGAGCCGGCCGGATTATTGCCTTCGAGCTTTGCAAACAATCGGTTGTTGCCGATGCCCGGCAGGCGCGTCATTTGCACCAGAGGCGTGTTGCCTATGGTGTGGGCCAGCGTTTGAGTAGACATGGCCTAAAGTGTAGCGATCTATCTTCGAGGAAGGCGTTTTGAAGTCGCGGCTGACCCCTGCAATCTGCGTGTTCTGGATGATCCAGCCATGGTTGCTGGCCGGACTGCTGGTCGGCCTGTTGCGCTGGCTGATGCCGGGCAGTGCATTGAGCGACAACCCAGGGGCCCTGCTACTACTGGCGGGCGCACTCGCCATGGTGCTGAGCATCTGGCTTGGGCTGCGCCTGTCGCGCGGGCTGGCACATTTAGCGCAGGCGAGCCACGCCCTGGCACAGGGACGTGTCGAGCAACGCGCGCCCTCCGACCTGTCCGCGCCCCTGCATGCCGTGGCCGAACAGCTCAACCAGCTGGCGCGCACCATGGGCCAGACGCAGGAGCACCACAACCGGCTGATGCAGCAATCCACGACCCGCCTCAAGGCCGAGCACACGCGGCTGCAGACCCTCAACAACGAGATGCGCGCCGCGCTGCTGCAGACGCAGGCGGCCGCCGAAAGCCAGTCCGCCCTGTTCGCCAATCTCAGCCACGAACTGCGGACGCCGCTGACCGGCATTCTCGGCTACGCCGACCTGTTGCGACGTTCGGCGCTTGATCCCGAGCAGGAGCAATACCTCGACACCCTCGACAAGTCGGCGCGCGGCCTGCTGACGATGATCAACGACCTGCTCGACTGGAGCCGCATCGAGTCGGGTCGTCTGCGGCTCAATGAGGAGCGCTTCGATATTCACGAAGTGGTCGAAAACGTAACCACCCTGCTGGCGCCACTGGCGTATCAGAAAGACCTGGAGCTGGTGCGTATCGTTTACCACGACGTGCCGCGCTGGTTGTCAGGCGATGCCCAACGTCTGCGACAGATTCTCACCAACCTGCTGTCCAACGCCATCAAATTCACCGAGGTCGGCGAAGTCGTCGTGCGCATCATGCAAGGCGACGCCGATGAGCGGCACGTGTGGCTGGATTTTTCCGTGCAGGACACGGGCGTCGGCATCAGCGAGGCGGTACAGGCGCGGTTGTTCCAGCCGTTTCAACAGGCCGGTCACAGTCAGGGCGGCAGTGGCCTGGGCTTGTCGATCAGCCGCCGTCTGGCCGAGATGATGGGCGGTGAGATCACCTTGCAGAGTGAACCGAAAAAGGGCTCGATCTTCAAGGCTCGGCTCCCTTTCCGCAGCGCTGGCCGCGCCGATGACCCACCGCCGGACTGGCGTATGCGGGGCAGCAAGGTGTGGCTGCTGGAACCGCATCCCACCGCGCGCCTGGCGCTGACCCATTGGCTGAGCTTTTGGGGCGTCGAGGTGATCAGCTTCGACAGCCCGCAGGGGCTTGCCGAGCGGCTGGAAATTGCGCAGGGGCTCCCCACCCTGGTGATCGTCGGCTTTCACACCGACGAGATCGAATCGCTGCACCCGGTGCTCAAGCGTTGTGGTGACCGCAAGCCGCCGCTGCTGGCATTGGTGGCCTCGGCCTCGCTGGACATACAACTGCGGCTCCGAGCGCTGGGCGCCGCGGCCTGTGTGCCCAAGTCCATCGACCATCAGGCGCTACTGCAGGTGCTGGTCGACCTCAGCACCCAGACCGCCAGCCAGAGACCGCTGGCGCGGCGCCGTGCCCTGATTGCCGATAACAATCTCAGCAACCTTCGCTACCTCGCGCTGCTGGCGGTCGAGCTGGGGCTGGAGGTGCTTGAGGCGCGCGATGGCGAGCAGGCGCTGGCCCTGTACCGCGAGCACCGGGTCGAATTTGTGCTGCTCGATGCCCGCATGCCGCGACTTGACGGACCTGGTTGCGCGCGCGCCATTCGTGAGTCGGCGACAGAGGGCTCGCAGCCACGCATCGTCGCCATCAGCGCTCACCTTGAGCCGGACGAGCGGCGCGCCTTTCTTGATGCGGGTGCCGACCAGATTCTGCTCAAACCGTTTGACGAGCGGCAGTTGCTCAACGCCCTGCTGCCGGCCCCGGCCCGGCAAGCGACACCCTCCTCACGGCTACTGGGCAAGGACCCGGAAATGCTGTCGCTGCTGCGTGAAGAGTTGCCGCTACAGCGGGCCGAGCTTGACTCGGCTTTCGCCGCCGACGCGCTTGATGTCGCCCGCGACGCGGCCCACCAACTGCGCGGCACGGCCGCGTTCTATCACCTGGGCCATCTGCGTGAAGCCACCAATGCGCTGGAAGAGCGGCTGCGCCTGGTGGCCGCCACGGATGACGCACGCCCCGAGTGCGAGGCCGTTCACCGCGCCATCGCCACCGCCCTGACCGAGATCGACGCGCGGCTGGCCGAACTGGCTGACTGACCTCATCCGCCGCTCAGTGTTGTTCGAGAATCACCGTGGCCAACACCCAGTCGCCGTCGTCGGTGAGCGCGAGATGCGCGTGGCTGATGCCGCGCTGATCGAGCAACGCCTGCAGCGCCGCGCTGAACTGCAGCGATGGCGCGCCAATGGCGGTACGACGCACACCGCAGTCGCGATGATCGACCCCGCGAAAGCCCGTGCCCAGCGCCTTCACCAGCGCTTCTTTGGCGGCAAAACTTTTCGCCACGCGGTTGGCGCGCTGGGCGCCTTCGGGCAGATCAGCCTGTTCGTCTTCGGTCAGTAAGCGATCGAGGAAGCGCTGGCCGTGACGCGCCAGCACCCGCTCGATGCGGCTGACGCGAATCAGGTCGTTGCCCAGCCCGACGATCATGCGGCGCGCGGCCGGAGGTCGGCACGCGCATCCGTCATCACGCGGCGCATCTCGGCGATTGCCGCCGGCAGGCCGACGAAAAGGGCCCGGGCGATCAGGCTGTGGCCAATGTTGAGCTCGACAATTTCCGGGATGCGGGCAATGGCGCCGACGTTCTGTAAATGTAGGCCGTGGCCGGCGTGGACTTCGAGCCCGGCGTCGGCCGCTACGCGTGCGAAGTCGCGAATGCGCTGCAGTTCGTGGTGTTGTACGTCGCCCTCGGCATCGGCATAACGACCCGTGTGGATTTCGATGTGCGGCGCGCCCGTGGCAAGGCTGGCGGCAAGTTGCGCCGGGTCGGCATCAATGAACAGCGCCGGCACGACACCGGCCTGTCGCAGGCGCGTGCAGGCTTGGGTCACTGCCGCTGCGTGCCCGGCAACATCGAGGCCGCCTTCGGTGGTGATCTCTTGCCGCTTTTCCGGCACCAGACAGGCAAACGCCGGACGGGCCTGACAGGCCAGCGCAATCATCTCGTCGGTGACGGCGATTTCAAGGTTGACCGGTACCGGGCTGCGCGCCACCAGCCGAAAAACGTCGTCGTCCTGGATGTGGCGCCGGTCTTCGCGCAAATGAATGGTCAGGCTGTGCGCGCCGCCGCTGGCCGCCATCAACCCGGCCTCGACCGGGTCGGGATACACCGTGCCACGCGCCTGACGCACGGTGGCCACATGGTCAATATTGACGCCAAGGCGCAGTGACGGGACACCAGAAACAGACATGAAATGGCTCCGGGGGCGGGTGGGCATTATGCCGGGGGCAGCCGCGTGCGGAACTGTCGCATCAGCACCGAGCTTTGCAGCTTGCGCCCACCCAGGGCCTGATCCAGCACCGGCTTGAGCAGCCGCCTTGCGGCAATGCACTGCGCGGCGTCCAGAGTCGCCTCATCAGCAGCCAGGGCCTCCAGCGTCGCCCGCGTGATGCCCTCTGCGGCGACTGCCCGTTGCCACACACCCTGCGCGGTCCACCGCCAGCTCTGCCCCTCACCCTCGGGCAGGTGGGCCAGCCCGAAGCCGACCTCCTGCAGCAGCCGCCACTCGAAACGCCGCAGTGCCGAGTCGGCCGCCGCGCCTGACACGGCTTCCAGCGCGTGGACGTAGGCACTGAACAGCAGCGGATGGGGATCATCGCGCGCCAGCAACTTCAGCAACAGTTCGTTGAGGTACCAGCCGTAGAGCACCCGCTCGGCTGACAACGGCGGCGGCAAGGCCTCAACGTCGGCATGCGTCAGGGTCTTGAGTTCACCACCGCCAGTCAGCCCGATATCGAGCAGTGCAAAGGGCTGCAAGGCCCCGCGCAGGCGGCTACGCGGCGCCCGCGCCCCGCGACCCACGGCCCCCACCCGTCCGTGCTCGGGCGTAAACAGCTCGAGCAGTGCCGAGGTTTCACGGTAGGGCCGGGATTGGAGAACGTAGGCCGACGTCAAGGTGAGCTGCGCTTACAGGCGATAAATGCCCACGATCTGGGAGAACGTGGTCGCCCCGCTGCACTCGGACGGCGGAATTTCGACCTGCAAGGTCAGGATGATGTCGCGGTTCGGATCCGGAGCCTCGTCAGGCGTCTGGTGAACGAAGGACACCTGCTGTGGACCGGTGTTGGTGTTGAATGGCCCAACGGTCGCCGGTTCGAGAACCGAACCGTCGGTCGTGATCAGGGTGTACGTCGTTCCGGAAGGTGGCACCTGGCCATTGATGTCGGACACTTCAATGTTGATCCCCAGCGTTTCGCCGGGGCCGACACCGGCCGGCTGGAACGGACAAAGACCACCGGCGTCACTGCAACTGATCAGCAAACCGTTACGGGCGAGCGAGAAAATGACATCGCCGGATGCCCTGACGTGCACCAGGTCGCTCTCGCAGTTCAGCCCGGGCGCATCGCAGACGTAGCCGTTGAACTCACCATCGCCCAACGAGTACTGCTGATCCTGATTGGTGTCGACGAATGGCTCGTCAGGGCCCCGGCTACCGTCGCCATCGTTGTCGACAAAGGCTTCGGGAAGATCGTCATCAAACCCATCGCCCGCGTCAAAGAAACCGTTGCCGTTTCGATCGATGAAGGTTTCCTCGCCCAGCGCCGTGGCCAGCACCGCGACGCGGCCGTTGTCGGGCCGGGGGTTGCGGACGTTGAGCACAACCGAGCAGACGCCCGACTCCAGGGTCGAATCACCCAAGGGGTCACCGGTGAAGCAGGTCGACTGAATGGCACCGCCCTCGGTGCGGAAATTGACCGCCGTGTCTTCGGGGGCGGGGTTATTGAATCGGTCGGCCAGTCGCACGCTGACATTGACGGGTTCACCTGTGCAGGTGCCGTCCACTGCGAGGCGATCAAAGGCCAGGGTCATGCTGTCTTGATCGGGAAGGCCGGTCGAGATCGCCAGTCGCTCCGACTGCGTGGCAATGACCGATCCGCCATCGACGGCCACCGAAGCCCGCACCCGCACTGCGGTCGGAATCGACCCGCCGCTGACCACCGTTCGCACGATCCCTTGGTTGTCGCTGACGGCCGACGATGGGGTCAGGCTGACCTGCCCCACCGTCGAGCTCAGCGCGAACTCGACGCGCTGGTTGGGGACCACACCACCGGTGGTGTCGCGAACCCTGAATTGCACGGTGGCCTGTGTCGAAATCGGACTGCCAATCAAGCCGATGATCGCCGGGTCGACGGAGACGAATTCAACTTGTCCCAGTTCAGCGGCCGCAACGTTGACGGTGCCGCGGGCCGTTTCGGTGCCGTCATCAAGCGTCACGCGGGCAGTGATCTCGTCGGCACCGCTGCAACCCTGTGCGATGTAGGTGGTGTCGAAACGGCCACTGCTGGCGTCGACGACGACAGGCTCGAAACGACTCAGCCCCGCGGCGCTGCAATCGGACTGAAAACTGACCGAAAGGGGCGTGTCCGAGACCCGTTCACCGGCGGCATCGACCACGTCAACACGAACGGCCGTCTGACCGCCCGCCGAGAGCTCGGTCACGCCAATCGACAGCGCACCCTCGCTGAAAGCACCTTGATCCAGCGTGCCGAGGCGCAATGCCGTTGGCGTTTCGCCATCGGGGGGGAGCGTGGGGGTCGGGCTGACGTTTTCACCGCCGCCGAAAGAGGCTTCCCCTCCACAGGCGCCCAACAACAGCGCGCACGCCAGCCAGCACCCGCCCGTCGACAAAGCTTTCTGCACGACTTACTCCCAATTGATGAACTCACCCCAAGTCCGCCGGATAGTAAGTTGAAAGCGCTGCCCCAACAACCGCTTGCCCGCCCTTTTGGAGGCCGTTTGGCAGGTCGGCGCTGCCGTCTGACACGCGTCGGTGCTGCGCGAGGAATAACGTGCGTCATGCAACGGCGATTCAGGTCCTCGTGGTAGAACATGCGAGCTTCTGGGGCGGCGCCCCACTCTCACGATTCGCAATGAGCATCAGGCCTTTTTTATGGTGATACCGACTGCTGTGGGCTTCGCAAAAAACGCGCGACAGGCGTTGCTGATCACGGCCTTCGCGCTGGCGGCGATCAGCCAGGCGATTGCCAGTGAAAACGAGCCTGATCCGCCCTCCACGACAATCGAGCCGATTGATCCGCCGCCGCCGGAATCAGCACCGCCGGCGCCAGCCCCAACGGGCGACGCGACTGAACAAGCGCCAACCTCGGAGGACGCTGACGCTGCGGAGTCCGCGCCTGAAGCCGACGCCGAGCCAGCCGATGCCACGCCCGTCGAGGACCCAGCCCCTGAAGGCAGCGCTGACAGCGACGATGCCGCCGGCACCCTGAAACCAACCGACTCGTCCGCGACCGGCGAGATTCTGCCGCTACCGTCCACTGAATCGTCGGCCAGCCCGGCCAGCTTCGAATTGCTGGACGCCAAGGTGGCGGCTGGCACTGTACAGCGGGTGTCGTGGTACCCCCCTGACTCCTTTGGGGGGCTCTCTGAGCCGACCCCGGTGCTGGTGGCGCACGGCAGCAAGCCGGGCCCCACGCTGTGTCTCACCGCGGCCATTCACGGCGACGAACTCAACGGCATTGAGATGGTGCGTCGCATTGTTTTCGACCTGGATGCCACGCAGCTGGCGGGTACGGTCATCGGCATTCCCATCGTCAGCCTGCAGGGTTTTCGGCAGGGGTCCCGCTACCTGGCCGACCGTCGAGACTTGAACCGCTATTTTCCCGGTGATGCCCGTGGCAGCGCCGCCGCGCGGATTGCCCATTCGCTGTTCACCAAGGTCATGACCCAATGTGATGCGCTGGTCGACCTGCACACGGGATCGTTTCACCGCACCAACCTTCCGCAGATTCGCGGTGACCTGTCGATTGAATCGGTT from the Polycyclovorans algicola TG408 genome contains:
- the cysM gene encoding cysteine synthase CysM — protein: MSTQTLAHTIGNTPLVQMTRLPGIGNNRLFAKLEGNNPAGSVKDRPAYSMIYRAQERGQIKPGDTLIEATSGNTGIALAMAAAVLGYRMVLIMPAHMSAERRASMKAYGAEIIPVTQEQGMEGARDLAQQMAREGKGIVLDQFANPDNWRAHYEGTGPEIWRDTGGSITHFVSSMGTTGTIMGCSRFFKEQHPAPQIVGVQPDGESSIPGIRKWPEAYLPKIFERPRVDEVIEVSAAAAEATMRDMARIEGLFCGPSSGGAMWVALQLCKRLEGATIVSIACDRGDRYISTGVYPA
- a CDS encoding L,D-transpeptidase; amino-acid sequence: MEIDIDLSAQRLVLRDGSRELMDVAISTGANGVGEVNGSGCTPRGRHRVRAKIGQGAPVGAVFRGRRWTGEVWNPEAHAAQPGRDWILTRILWLSGCEPGFNRLGSVDTFRRYIYLHGTPPVTPLGTPGSKGCIRMNNADIIQLFDQVAPGTVVTLHE
- a CDS encoding hypoxanthine-guanine phosphoribosyltransferase, yielding MSTPSRFAEAQAVLLDADCLFDASAVNAAYDRISRAIRVEYATLNPVVLCVMIGGLIPTVEIIKRLNFPFELDYLHATRYRGETTGSQLVWKVEPSTVLTDRHVLIIDDILDEGHTLLAIQRAVLAQSPASLKTAVLSEKRHSRKAPGVAAQFVGLPLPDRYVFGCGMDYKEYFRQLPGIYAVGAASGDA
- a CDS encoding ATP-binding protein, whose amino-acid sequence is MKSRLTPAICVFWMIQPWLLAGLLVGLLRWLMPGSALSDNPGALLLLAGALAMVLSIWLGLRLSRGLAHLAQASHALAQGRVEQRAPSDLSAPLHAVAEQLNQLARTMGQTQEHHNRLMQQSTTRLKAEHTRLQTLNNEMRAALLQTQAAAESQSALFANLSHELRTPLTGILGYADLLRRSALDPEQEQYLDTLDKSARGLLTMINDLLDWSRIESGRLRLNEERFDIHEVVENVTTLLAPLAYQKDLELVRIVYHDVPRWLSGDAQRLRQILTNLLSNAIKFTEVGEVVVRIMQGDADERHVWLDFSVQDTGVGISEAVQARLFQPFQQAGHSQGGSGLGLSISRRLAEMMGGEITLQSEPKKGSIFKARLPFRSAGRADDPPPDWRMRGSKVWLLEPHPTARLALTHWLSFWGVEVISFDSPQGLAERLEIAQGLPTLVIVGFHTDEIESLHPVLKRCGDRKPPLLALVASASLDIQLRLRALGAAACVPKSIDHQALLQVLVDLSTQTASQRPLARRRALIADNNLSNLRYLALLAVELGLEVLEARDGEQALALYREHRVEFVLLDARMPRLDGPGCARAIRESATEGSQPRIVAISAHLEPDERRAFLDAGADQILLKPFDERQLLNALLPAPARQATPSSRLLGKDPEMLSLLREELPLQRAELDSAFAADALDVARDAAHQLRGTAAFYHLGHLREATNALEERLRLVAATDDARPECEAVHRAIATALTEIDARLAELAD
- a CDS encoding S-methyl-5'-thioinosine phosphorylase translates to MTATLALIGGTGINRWPGLDVVQPHRLETPWGPPSGPLIEGRLGGQSVVFLARHGDGHKIPPHAINYRANIAALAALGITRVVAIAAVGGIAEWLAPGGLALPEDLIDYTTGREHSYSDGRPGAPLDHVEMTPAYDADLRADLRLAAAASGVTLCGEGVLGVTNGPRLETAAEIRRLQRDGCDMVGMTGMPEAALAREKGLAYACLAVSVNWGAGLKGGGSIHAEIEASIARGMTQVQALIAALISGAAATA
- the nagZ gene encoding beta-N-acetylhexosaminidase, translating into MNKPSLIGPLMLDVGGLEVTAEDREVLSHPLVGGVILFTRNYRDAVQLKALCDDLLAIKTPRLLLAVDHEGGRIQRFRVGFSRLPAMRSIGERLRESVANAEAEAEQVGNTIGTELAAFGIDLPFAPVLDIDHGVSGVIGDRAFGSDVQTVIQLARAFRRGLNRAGLSATGKHYPGHGAVTADSHHELPVDRRPLADIERGELQPFEALIRDGLESIMTAHVRYTAVDDTPASLSAHWVKTVLRKQLGFQGVVFTDDLSMGGAAAVGSMEDRARMALDAGSDMLLVCNDRPASIALLDALRDVRPRPTASVRLHNLYRREPA
- the acpS gene encoding holo-ACP synthase, yielding MIVGLGNDLIRVSRIERVLARHGQRFLDRLLTEDEQADLPEGAQRANRVAKSFAAKEALVKALGTGFRGVDHRDCGVRRTAIGAPSLQFSAALQALLDQRGISHAHLALTDDGDWVLATVILEQH
- the rlmD gene encoding 23S rRNA (uracil(1939)-C(5))-methyltransferase RlmD, with the translated sequence MRRRARRVPEGEHRAEVIDLSEDGRGIARIDGKVVFIADALPAETVTFKYLAAGKSFDEGQTLRVETPSPDRVTPGCTHFGVCGGCALQHLSPEAQVRFKQKQLIEALARIGKVTPTDIAAPVTGPVWGYRRRARMGAKWVINKQKVLVGFRERRTHLLAELQRCPVLDARVGEQLEVLADALARTGIADKIPQIEMAAAEHVCLSIRVLEKPTEDDLAVLRQLAEDTGFELRLQPGGLSTITPLNPPTRVLDYSPDGSERRLQFEIADFIQVNAFISQRVVNQAIDWLAPQPGERMLELFCGLGNFSLPLAARGVDLTAVEGDAGLVQRARDNARRNNLSIRFEKADLFKAGAEADWLAGHFDAVLLDPPRSGAEVMMPLIAAKKPSRVVYVSCQPGTLARDAGALVHQHGYRLARAGVMDMFPHTAHIESMALFVREA
- a CDS encoding CYTH domain-containing protein, with the translated sequence MPLEIERKFLLASAAWRGEVSRRQPMAQGYLVGVGGKSSIRVRVAGDEARLNIKAAVIGASRAEFDYGIPLDEGKTLLATLTVGTVEKTRHFVERDGLLWEIDEFHGHSEGLIVAEVELRSEDQAIVRPDWLGAEVTEKARYYNHALSQRPFRDWSEAEQRGD